One Bosea sp. 685 DNA segment encodes these proteins:
- a CDS encoding short-chain dehydrogenase/reductase yields MDLKLTGRRVLITGGSKGIGAACAKTFLAEGCSVVLVARDTERLAATAAALGEANRVASCAADLSVAAERERIAASYPDIDILVNNAGAIPGGGLLDLSMERWEQAWALKVMGYIHLTKLYLAGMKERKAGIIVNIIGGAGRSPRYDYVCGGTGNAALMAFTSAVGGKSVDWGVRVFGINPSQTRTDRIISLSKSRAAASLGDEARWEEMLTNLPLDRLIEPEEIANAAAFLASPACGYVSGTVLDVDGGGAFRG; encoded by the coding sequence ATGGATCTGAAACTGACCGGCCGCCGCGTCCTGATCACTGGCGGCTCGAAAGGCATCGGCGCAGCCTGCGCAAAAACCTTCCTGGCGGAGGGCTGCTCCGTCGTCCTCGTCGCGCGCGACACTGAGCGCCTCGCGGCCACGGCGGCGGCGCTGGGCGAAGCCAACCGCGTCGCGAGTTGCGCCGCCGATCTCTCGGTCGCGGCCGAGCGCGAACGTATCGCAGCCAGCTACCCCGATATCGACATCCTCGTGAACAATGCCGGCGCGATCCCCGGCGGCGGGCTGCTCGACCTTTCCATGGAACGCTGGGAGCAGGCCTGGGCGCTGAAGGTGATGGGCTATATCCATCTGACCAAGCTCTATCTGGCGGGGATGAAGGAGCGGAAGGCCGGCATCATCGTCAACATCATCGGCGGGGCCGGGCGCAGCCCGCGCTACGATTATGTCTGCGGCGGCACAGGCAACGCCGCGTTGATGGCCTTCACCAGCGCGGTCGGCGGAAAATCGGTTGATTGGGGCGTGCGCGTCTTCGGCATCAACCCCTCGCAGACCCGCACCGACCGGATCATCTCGCTCAGCAAGAGTCGCGCTGCGGCTTCGCTCGGCGACGAGGCGCGCTGGGAGGAGATGCTGACGAACCTGCCATTGGACCGATTGATCGAACCCGAGGAGATCGCCAACGCCGCCGCCTTCCTGGCCTCGCCGGCCTGCGGTTATGTCAGCGGCACGGTGCTCGACGTCGATGGCGGCGGGGCGTTTCGGGGCTGA
- a CDS encoding VOC family protein, which produces MSLGGIGNLDYTVILCSRMAETRAFYRDIMQFPIEVDLENWVSFRVGAALLALRPRGVWSVCDDGKTLPGSAAVQLAFRVAPPVVDACHAELVAKGVPILREPTDLPNWRHRTLFFRDPEDNIIEIYAEY; this is translated from the coding sequence GTGAGCCTGGGCGGGATAGGTAACCTCGATTACACCGTCATCCTGTGCAGCAGAATGGCGGAAACGCGCGCGTTTTACCGCGATATCATGCAGTTTCCGATCGAGGTCGACCTTGAGAACTGGGTCAGCTTTCGCGTCGGCGCAGCGCTGCTCGCCTTGCGGCCGCGCGGCGTGTGGAGCGTCTGCGACGACGGCAAAACGCTGCCGGGATCGGCGGCGGTCCAGCTTGCCTTTCGCGTGGCGCCTCCTGTGGTCGATGCCTGCCATGCGGAACTGGTCGCCAAGGGCGTGCCGATCCTCAGGGAGCCGACCGATCTGCCCAACTGGCGTCACCGCACGCTGTTCTTTCGCGATCCCGAGGACAACATCATCGAGATCTACGCCGAGTATTGA
- a CDS encoding anhydro-N-acetylmuramic acid kinase — MRSFEQDTLTAIGVISGTSMDGIDVSIVTSDGQDTPRFGAGASYPYRDSTRRELQALVAEAERALTEPLVELEAAVTADHLAAVQRFIAEQKLDPAAIDLVGLHGQTVYHRPEQRFTRQLIDGPAVAQALGIATVDRFRHADVAAGGEGAPFAPLYHRALAQALEQPVMVLNLGGVGNVTYIDGETVIAFDTGPASAILDDFVLRRQGRSYDADGALAASGQVRQDLVAGFMQNPYFDRPAPKSLDRNDFHRRAQVVETLPDADGAATLAAFTIESVVASLRHVPDVPKRWLVTGGGRLNRHFMARLASRLGVPVAPVEAAGWDGDALEAQTFAYLAIRSVKGLPLSLPGTTGVPQPLTGGRLNRVG; from the coding sequence ATGCGGTCGTTCGAACAAGATACCCTTACCGCCATCGGCGTCATCAGTGGCACCTCGATGGACGGTATAGACGTGTCGATCGTCACCAGCGACGGCCAGGACACGCCGCGCTTCGGTGCCGGCGCCTCTTATCCCTATCGCGACAGCACACGGCGTGAATTGCAGGCACTGGTCGCTGAGGCCGAGCGCGCGCTGACCGAGCCGCTTGTCGAACTCGAGGCGGCGGTGACCGCCGACCATCTCGCCGCGGTCCAGCGTTTCATCGCCGAGCAGAAGCTCGATCCCGCCGCGATCGATCTCGTCGGCCTGCATGGCCAGACCGTCTATCACCGGCCCGAACAGCGCTTCACCCGCCAGCTCATCGATGGGCCGGCTGTGGCGCAGGCGCTCGGCATCGCCACCGTTGATCGCTTCCGCCATGCCGATGTCGCGGCCGGCGGCGAGGGCGCGCCCTTCGCGCCGCTCTATCACAGGGCGCTGGCGCAGGCGCTGGAGCAGCCCGTCATGGTCTTGAACCTCGGCGGCGTCGGCAACGTCACCTATATCGACGGCGAGACCGTGATCGCCTTCGACACCGGCCCGGCGAGCGCGATCCTCGACGATTTCGTGCTGCGCCGGCAGGGCCGCAGCTATGATGCCGACGGCGCGCTCGCAGCGAGCGGGCAGGTGCGGCAGGATTTGGTCGCAGGCTTCATGCAGAACCCTTATTTCGACCGTCCCGCGCCGAAATCGCTCGATCGCAATGATTTCCACCGCCGTGCCCAGGTGGTCGAGACGTTGCCGGATGCCGATGGCGCCGCGACGCTCGCCGCCTTCACAATCGAGAGCGTCGTCGCCTCGCTGCGCCATGTGCCTGATGTGCCCAAGCGCTGGCTCGTCACCGGCGGCGGGCGGCTGAACCGGCATTTCATGGCGCGGCTCGCGAGCCGCCTCGGCGTTCCCGTCGCGCCTGTCGAGGCGGCGGGCTGGGACGGCGATGCGCTGGAAGCCCAGACCTTCGCCTATCTCGCGATCCGCTCGGTCAAGGGGCTGCCGCTCAGCCTGCCCGGCACGACCGGCGTGCCGCAGCCGTTGACGGGTGGGCGCTTGAACCGCGTCGGCTGA
- a CDS encoding DUF1330 domain-containing protein, whose amino-acid sequence MAKGYWIARLDVENTAAYDSYRALNAIAFAKYGAKFLVRGGDYKLARGEGRKHNVILEFKDEATARACYDSPEYQEAVKYLAQAGKADLVIIGGYDGAQPGD is encoded by the coding sequence ATGGCGAAGGGCTATTGGATCGCGCGGCTCGATGTCGAGAACACCGCCGCCTATGACAGCTACCGCGCGCTGAACGCGATCGCCTTCGCCAAATACGGCGCGAAGTTTCTGGTGCGCGGCGGTGATTACAAGCTCGCCCGCGGCGAGGGGCGCAAACACAATGTCATCCTTGAGTTCAAGGACGAGGCGACGGCGCGCGCCTGCTACGATTCGCCGGAATACCAGGAGGCGGTGAAGTACCTCGCCCAGGCCGGAAAGGCTGACCTCGTCATCATCGGCGGCTATGACGGCGCCCAGCCGGGCGACTAG
- a CDS encoding DUF1330 domain-containing protein → MPKGYVVARAKVIDATKWAAYAAKASEAIKQYGGTPLVRGGQMTVAEGEGRARNVVLEFADFASAKAYANSPEYAEARKLREGAGEIDIVVVEGV, encoded by the coding sequence ATGCCTAAGGGATATGTCGTGGCGCGCGCCAAGGTTATCGACGCGACCAAATGGGCGGCCTATGCCGCCAAGGCTTCCGAAGCGATCAAACAATATGGCGGCACGCCGCTTGTGCGCGGCGGCCAGATGACGGTGGCCGAGGGCGAGGGCCGGGCCCGCAATGTCGTGCTCGAATTCGCCGATTTCGCCTCGGCCAAGGCCTATGCCAACTCGCCGGAATATGCCGAGGCGCGCAAGCTGCGCGAAGGCGCCGGCGAAATCGACATCGTCGTGGTCGAGGGGGTCTGA
- the pyrF gene encoding orotidine-5'-phosphate decarboxylase, which translates to MTQKINDIRDRMIVALDVPTIWDAYRIVSQLGDEASFYKIGYALAFAGGLQLTQQLVAEGKKVFLDLKLHDIGNTVTEGVQSLSNLGVDFLTVHAYPQTMRGAVEGRAEAALKLLAVTALTSYDDGDLRDAGYGLAVRDLVRLRAEQARTTGIDGIVCSAAETEIVRDVVGADMLIVTPGIRPAGSAAGDQKRTLTPGEAIRAGVDHLVIGRPIIRAADPRGAAAAIMDEIAAAS; encoded by the coding sequence ATGACGCAGAAGATCAACGATATCCGCGACCGCATGATCGTCGCGCTCGATGTGCCGACGATCTGGGACGCCTATCGCATCGTCTCGCAGCTCGGCGACGAGGCGAGCTTCTACAAGATCGGTTACGCATTGGCCTTCGCCGGCGGCCTGCAGCTCACGCAGCAGCTGGTGGCCGAGGGCAAGAAGGTCTTTCTCGACCTGAAGCTGCACGACATCGGCAATACGGTGACGGAAGGCGTGCAGTCGCTGAGCAATCTCGGCGTCGATTTCCTCACCGTGCACGCTTATCCCCAGACCATGCGCGGCGCGGTCGAGGGGCGGGCGGAGGCTGCGTTGAAGCTTCTCGCGGTCACGGCCCTGACTTCCTATGACGATGGTGACCTGCGCGACGCCGGCTACGGGCTCGCCGTGCGCGATCTCGTGCGCCTGCGCGCCGAGCAGGCCCGCACCACCGGCATCGACGGCATCGTCTGTTCTGCGGCCGAGACCGAGATCGTGCGCGATGTCGTCGGCGCGGACATGCTGATCGTGACGCCAGGCATCCGCCCTGCCGGGAGCGCCGCAGGCGACCAGAAACGGACGCTGACGCCGGGCGAAGCGATCCGCGCCGGCGTCGACCACCTTGTCATCGGGCGTCCCATCATTCGCGCGGCAGACCCGCGTGGAGCGGCCGCCGCGATCATGGACGAGATCGCCGCAGCCTCATAA
- a CDS encoding histidine phosphatase family protein produces the protein MATARYLSHPQVQIDPAVPVPDWGLSPVGLARTQAFAGAPLLRATRRIVSSAERKAIETAECIASALGITVETRHAMHENDRSATGYLPPPAFEAMADAFFASPTLSIRGWERALDAQARILREVEAALAEPGEGDILFVGHGGVGTLLLCHLGAEPIARKRDQPGGGGNLFAFDAATRIVHHAWRAMEEVAGQ, from the coding sequence ATGGCGACCGCGCGCTATCTGAGTCATCCGCAAGTCCAGATCGACCCTGCGGTCCCTGTGCCCGATTGGGGCTTGTCGCCGGTTGGCCTGGCGCGAACGCAGGCCTTCGCGGGCGCGCCGCTGCTCCGCGCCACGCGTCGGATCGTCTCGTCCGCCGAACGCAAGGCGATCGAGACTGCGGAATGCATTGCCTCAGCGCTCGGCATTACCGTCGAAACTCGGCACGCCATGCATGAGAACGACCGCTCGGCGACCGGCTATCTGCCGCCTCCCGCCTTCGAGGCGATGGCCGATGCGTTCTTCGCTTCGCCGACGCTCAGCATTCGCGGCTGGGAGCGCGCACTCGATGCGCAGGCGCGGATCCTGCGCGAGGTCGAGGCCGCGCTGGCCGAACCGGGCGAGGGTGATATCCTGTTCGTCGGGCATGGCGGCGTCGGCACATTGCTGCTCTGCCATCTCGGGGCTGAGCCGATAGCGCGCAAACGCGATCAACCTGGCGGCGGCGGCAATCTCTTCGCATTCGACGCCGCGACACGAATCGTGCACCACGCTTGGCGCGCGATGGAGGAGGTGGCTGGCCAATGA
- a CDS encoding DsbA family oxidoreductase has translation MQEKMPIAIVSDVVCPWCFVGKARLEKALEAHGLTDRVAITWLPYELNPDMPVEGMDRTAYLDAKFGPGKRKEIEVRLSEAALESGITFNWAKVTRSVNTRMAHMLIAAASTVQRGSDMTAALFKAYFQEGRDIGNLETLVEIAVEQGFDEQAARDELANDELRETIIGLEAHAQKVGVTGVPFFIIDGKLAVSGAQTADVWAQVFQQVMRDAA, from the coding sequence ATGCAAGAGAAGATGCCCATCGCGATCGTCTCGGACGTCGTTTGCCCCTGGTGCTTCGTCGGCAAGGCGCGGCTGGAAAAGGCGCTTGAAGCGCATGGCCTGACCGACCGTGTCGCCATCACCTGGCTGCCCTATGAGCTGAACCCGGATATGCCGGTGGAAGGGATGGACCGTACGGCCTATCTCGACGCCAAGTTCGGCCCCGGCAAGCGCAAGGAGATCGAGGTCAGGCTCTCGGAGGCGGCGCTCGAAAGCGGCATCACCTTCAACTGGGCCAAGGTTACCAGGAGCGTGAACACCCGCATGGCGCATATGTTGATCGCCGCCGCTTCCACCGTGCAGCGCGGCAGCGACATGACGGCGGCGCTGTTCAAGGCCTATTTCCAGGAGGGCCGCGACATCGGCAATCTGGAGACGCTGGTCGAGATCGCAGTCGAGCAGGGTTTTGACGAGCAGGCCGCCCGCGACGAGCTCGCCAATGACGAATTGCGCGAGACCATCATCGGGCTGGAGGCCCATGCCCAGAAGGTCGGCGTCACCGGCGTGCCCTTCTTCATCATCGACGGCAAGCTCGCGGTCTCCGGCGCGCAGACCGCCGATGTCTGGGCGCAGGTGTTCCAGCAGGTGATGCGCGACGCGGCTTGA
- a CDS encoding type II toxin-antitoxin system VapC family toxin: MRLLLDTHLLLWTAGKSRMLSREAVELIAAPENEINYSVVGLWEVAIKNGLGRSDFSVDLALLRRRLLDNGYREIPVTGEHALATERLPALHRDPFDRLLVAQATVEGMILLTADATLASYGRAVRRV; the protein is encoded by the coding sequence GTGAGGCTATTACTGGATACGCACCTTCTGCTCTGGACGGCCGGCAAATCTCGGATGCTGTCGAGAGAGGCGGTCGAACTGATTGCCGCTCCCGAGAACGAGATCAACTACAGCGTCGTTGGCCTTTGGGAGGTCGCTATCAAGAATGGATTGGGGCGAAGCGACTTTTCGGTCGATCTGGCCTTGCTGCGCCGTCGCCTCCTCGATAACGGCTACCGCGAGATACCGGTCACCGGCGAACATGCACTGGCGACCGAAAGGCTCCCGGCGCTCCATAGAGACCCCTTCGACCGTCTCCTGGTTGCCCAGGCGACCGTCGAGGGGATGATATTGCTAACGGCCGATGCGACGCTGGCCAGCTATGGCCGGGCGGTGCGCCGGGTCTGA
- a CDS encoding type II toxin-antitoxin system Phd/YefM family antitoxin, which yields METVNIHEAKTHLSRLVERVSKGESVVIAKAGKPMVKLVPLDDGESRPLRRIGFMDGEIQVPDDFDTMGADVILDMFEGRS from the coding sequence ATGGAAACGGTGAATATCCACGAGGCCAAGACCCATCTCTCGCGTCTGGTCGAGCGGGTCTCGAAGGGCGAAAGCGTCGTCATTGCCAAGGCAGGAAAGCCGATGGTGAAGCTTGTGCCGCTCGATGACGGAGAATCGCGACCGTTGCGTCGTATCGGGTTCATGGATGGGGAAATCCAGGTGCCGGATGATTTCGACACGATGGGCGCCGACGTCATTCTGGACATGTTCGAAGGCCGTTCGTGA
- a CDS encoding lysine-2,3-aminomutase-like protein, which translates to MNAHTPMRSIDALIAQGLVASEKRDALDAVARRYAVSVTPAMAALIDPADPADPIARQFVPAAAELVTLPQELADPIGDEAHSPVEGVVHRYPDRALLKLVHACPVYCRFCFRREMVGPGGDALTGEKLDAALAYLASRSEIWEVIMTGGDPLILSARRVREIAARLAGIAHIKVARWHTRVPMVQPERVTADYARALRIPGKASYIAIHANHPREFTDAAHAALARLADAGHVLISQSVLLKGVNADVETLSALMRAFVENRVKPYYLHHPDLAPGTSQFRLSLEEGQALVKSLRGHLSGLCQPTYILDIPGGAGKIPVGPAFLSGCETPGGVMLAEDRHGERHRYPPD; encoded by the coding sequence ATGAACGCCCATACGCCCATGCGGAGCATCGATGCGCTGATCGCGCAGGGGCTCGTCGCGTCCGAAAAGCGTGACGCGCTCGATGCTGTCGCCCGGCGCTACGCCGTCTCCGTGACGCCGGCCATGGCGGCCTTGATCGACCCCGCCGACCCTGCCGACCCGATCGCGCGGCAATTCGTGCCCGCCGCGGCCGAACTCGTCACCCTGCCGCAGGAACTCGCCGATCCGATCGGCGACGAGGCGCATTCGCCGGTCGAGGGCGTGGTGCATCGCTATCCCGACCGTGCCTTGCTCAAGCTCGTCCATGCCTGTCCGGTTTATTGCCGCTTCTGCTTCCGTCGCGAAATGGTCGGCCCCGGCGGCGATGCGCTGACCGGCGAGAAGCTCGACGCGGCGCTGGCCTATCTCGCCTCCCGGTCCGAGATCTGGGAGGTCATCATGACGGGTGGCGACCCGCTGATCCTCTCCGCCAGGCGTGTTCGCGAGATCGCGGCGCGGCTCGCCGGGATCGCGCATATCAAGGTCGCGCGCTGGCATACGCGCGTGCCCATGGTTCAGCCCGAGCGCGTCACGGCAGACTATGCCCGCGCGCTTCGTATACCCGGCAAGGCGAGCTACATCGCGATCCATGCCAACCACCCGCGCGAATTCACTGATGCCGCCCACGCTGCGCTTGCCCGCCTCGCTGATGCCGGCCATGTGCTGATCAGCCAGAGCGTGCTGCTCAAGGGCGTCAACGCCGATGTCGAGACGCTGTCGGCCCTGATGCGCGCCTTCGTCGAGAACCGGGTGAAGCCCTACTACCTGCACCATCCCGATCTCGCGCCCGGCACCTCACAGTTCCGGCTCTCGCTGGAAGAGGGGCAGGCGCTGGTCAAAAGCCTGAGAGGCCATCTTTCAGGGCTGTGCCAGCCGACCTATATCCTCGATATCCCGGGTGGGGCGGGCAAGATTCCGGTCGGCCCCGCCTTTCTCTCGGGCTGCGAGACACCCGGTGGCGTGATGCTGGCGGAGGATCGCCACGGCGAGCGGCATCGCTATCCGCCGGATTGA
- the epmA gene encoding EF-P lysine aminoacylase EpmA, giving the protein MNDGPPPFWRPDIHADRRHALLARGRIKSALRRWFEARDFVEVEAAILQRSPGNETHLHGFATVLIDDTGASHPYYLHTSPEFAAKKLLAAGERRIFDFARVFRNRERTALHHPEFTMLEWYRAGEDYETLMIDSAALLAEAARAAGATLLQWRGMEADPFAEPERLTLHDAFARHAGIDLLATIGPDGATDRSALAKAAIAAGIRLVADDSWSDIFSRVLSERIEPNLGQGRATILCEYPISEAALARPKPGDGRVAERFEFYACGVELANAFGELTDPAEQRRRFEADMDEKARIYGERYPIDEDFLAALAGMPQASGIALGFDRLVMLCTGARRIEDVLWTPVAEPGRRQA; this is encoded by the coding sequence ATGAACGACGGACCTCCGCCCTTCTGGCGGCCGGACATCCATGCGGACCGGCGGCACGCCCTGCTGGCGCGCGGGCGCATCAAGAGCGCGCTCAGGCGCTGGTTCGAGGCGCGCGACTTCGTCGAGGTCGAGGCGGCGATCCTGCAGCGCTCGCCCGGCAACGAGACGCATCTGCACGGCTTCGCGACGGTCTTGATCGACGATACCGGCGCAAGCCACCCCTATTACCTGCACACCTCGCCCGAATTCGCCGCCAAGAAGCTGCTGGCGGCGGGCGAGCGGCGGATCTTCGATTTCGCCCGCGTCTTCCGCAACCGCGAGCGCACGGCGCTGCACCACCCGGAATTCACGATGCTGGAATGGTATCGGGCTGGCGAAGATTACGAGACGCTGATGATCGACAGCGCCGCGCTGCTGGCCGAGGCCGCGCGGGCGGCAGGCGCTACATTGCTGCAATGGCGCGGCATGGAGGCTGATCCCTTTGCCGAGCCTGAGCGCCTGACGCTGCACGACGCCTTCGCGCGCCATGCCGGCATCGACCTGCTGGCGACGATCGGGCCGGATGGCGCGACTGACCGCAGCGCCTTGGCCAAGGCGGCCATCGCGGCCGGCATCAGGCTGGTCGCGGATGACAGCTGGTCCGACATCTTCAGCCGCGTCCTGTCCGAGCGGATCGAGCCGAATCTCGGTCAAGGCCGCGCCACGATCCTGTGCGAATATCCGATCTCCGAGGCGGCGCTGGCGCGGCCCAAGCCCGGCGATGGCAGGGTGGCCGAGCGCTTCGAGTTCTATGCCTGCGGCGTCGAGCTCGCCAACGCCTTCGGTGAACTTACCGATCCGGCCGAGCAGCGCCGGCGCTTCGAGGCCGATATGGACGAGAAGGCGCGCATCTATGGTGAGCGCTACCCAATCGACGAGGATTTCCTGGCCGCGCTCGCTGGGATGCCGCAGGCTTCGGGCATCGCGCTCGGCTTCGACCGGCTGGTGATGCTCTGCACCGGCGCGCGGCGGATCGAGGATGTGCTCTGGACGCCGGTGGCGGAACCGGGCAGGAGGCAGGCATGA
- the efp gene encoding elongation factor P, which produces MVKVIASSVRKGNVLELDGHLCSVLSAESFFPGKGTPTTQIDMRRIHDGTKMTQRYKTTEQVERAYVEDRDYTYLYQDGEQYVFMNPETFDQINVDGDVVGDMAPYLQEGMKVSLSVFEEKAVSIELPQRVVVEVAETEPVTKGQTASSSYKPAILVNGVRTAVPPHIGPGVRIVVMTETGAYVERAKD; this is translated from the coding sequence GTGGTCAAGGTCATCGCTTCATCCGTCCGCAAGGGCAACGTGCTCGAGCTCGACGGGCATCTCTGCTCGGTTCTCTCGGCCGAGAGCTTCTTCCCCGGCAAGGGCACGCCGACGACGCAGATCGACATGCGCCGGATCCATGACGGCACCAAGATGACGCAGCGCTACAAGACGACCGAGCAGGTCGAGCGCGCCTATGTCGAGGATCGCGACTACACCTATCTCTACCAGGACGGCGAGCAATACGTCTTCATGAACCCCGAGACCTTCGACCAGATCAATGTCGATGGCGACGTGGTCGGCGACATGGCGCCTTATCTCCAGGAAGGCATGAAAGTCTCGCTCTCGGTATTCGAGGAGAAGGCGGTCTCGATCGAGTTGCCGCAGCGCGTCGTCGTCGAGGTCGCCGAGACCGAGCCCGTGACCAAGGGCCAGACCGCCTCGTCCTCCTACAAGCCCGCGATCCTGGTCAACGGCGTGCGCACCGCCGTGCCGCCCCATATCGGTCCTGGCGTCCGCATCGTAGTGATGACGGAGACCGGCGCCTATGTCGAGCGCGCCAAGGATTGA
- a CDS encoding DUF1993 domain-containing protein yields MPLTARTAALAGFTQTLKALDAILDKTVAQATERKIDPAVLLSSRLSPDMLPFTRQVQLACDFAKNAAARVSGAENPKFPDEETTVAELKARIAKVLAFVANTDDAALDAGLAKDVTFPRGPSATVTMKSETYLTRFAVPNFYFHATTAYAILRENGIQIGKSDFLHGVLDA; encoded by the coding sequence ATGCCATTGACCGCCCGCACCGCCGCGCTTGCCGGCTTCACCCAGACGCTCAAGGCACTCGACGCCATCCTCGACAAGACGGTCGCGCAGGCCACCGAGCGCAAGATCGATCCGGCGGTTCTGCTATCATCGCGCCTGTCGCCCGACATGCTGCCCTTCACGCGCCAGGTCCAGCTCGCCTGCGATTTCGCCAAGAACGCGGCGGCGCGGGTCAGCGGGGCCGAGAATCCGAAATTCCCCGACGAAGAGACCACCGTCGCCGAGCTCAAGGCGCGCATCGCCAAGGTGCTGGCCTTCGTCGCGAACACCGATGATGCAGCGCTGGATGCCGGCCTCGCCAAGGATGTGACCTTCCCGCGCGGTCCCTCCGCGACGGTGACGATGAAGAGCGAGACCTATCTCACGCGTTTTGCCGTGCCGAACTTCTATTTCCACGCCACGACCGCCTATGCGATCCTGCGCGAGAACGGCATCCAGATCGGCAAGAGCGACTTCCTGCACGGCGTGCTCGACGCCTGA
- a CDS encoding GNAT family N-acetyltransferase has protein sequence MKPRDATRIERATADDAAEIAELYLASRTDALPFLRRVHSDAQTRRWIADTLLATRETWIARSGESIVGVLALQGEDLDQLYLLPGWYRRGIGSLMLAKAKELSPTRLTLFTFQSNARARAFYEAHGFHIVEMGDGTGNEEGEPDILYEWRSKRS, from the coding sequence ATGAAGCCGCGCGATGCAACACGGATCGAGCGGGCCACGGCCGACGACGCCGCCGAAATCGCCGAGCTCTATCTTGCCTCCCGCACTGATGCCCTGCCGTTCCTGCGTCGCGTCCATAGCGATGCGCAGACGCGCCGCTGGATTGCCGACACGCTTTTGGCGACCCGCGAAACCTGGATCGCCAGATCGGGCGAGAGCATCGTCGGCGTCCTCGCTTTGCAGGGCGAGGATCTCGACCAGCTCTATCTGCTGCCGGGCTGGTATCGCCGCGGTATCGGCTCATTAATGCTCGCCAAGGCCAAGGAGCTGAGCCCGACGCGGCTCACGCTGTTCACCTTCCAGAGCAATGCCCGCGCCCGCGCCTTCTACGAAGCTCACGGCTTCCATATCGTCGAGATGGGCGACGGGACAGGCAATGAGGAGGGCGAACCGGACATCCTCTATGAATGGCGTTCGAAACGAAGCTGA
- a CDS encoding MBL fold metallo-hydrolase, whose translation MTSDTTAPLSIAVVPVTPFQQNCSIVWCTKTMQAAIVDPGGDVPQIQRALGELSVTPVAIWLTHGHIDHAGGAADLADALSVPVIGPHEADKFLLDDLPSSGLRFDMRGIRPVTPTRWLTEGDEVAVGEVTFSVAHVPGHTPGHVTFFQKDLRFLLAGDTVFAGSVGRTDFPYGSHETLIAGIKAKLLPLGDDVQFLPGHGPASTLGEERLNNEFLRG comes from the coding sequence ATGACCAGCGATACGACCGCCCCGCTCAGCATCGCCGTCGTGCCTGTGACGCCGTTTCAGCAGAATTGCTCGATCGTCTGGTGCACCAAGACGATGCAGGCTGCGATCGTCGATCCCGGCGGCGATGTCCCGCAGATCCAGCGCGCCTTGGGCGAGCTCTCGGTGACGCCCGTCGCGATCTGGCTGACGCATGGCCATATCGACCATGCCGGTGGCGCGGCTGATCTCGCCGACGCCTTGTCGGTGCCGGTCATCGGCCCTCATGAGGCCGACAAGTTCCTGCTCGACGATTTGCCGTCCTCGGGCCTGCGCTTCGACATGCGCGGCATCAGGCCGGTGACGCCGACGCGCTGGCTCACTGAGGGCGATGAGGTTGCGGTCGGGGAGGTTACCTTCTCGGTCGCGCATGTACCGGGCCATACGCCGGGCCATGTCACCTTCTTCCAGAAGGATCTGCGCTTCCTGCTGGCGGGCGACACGGTCTTCGCCGGTTCGGTCGGCCGCACCGATTTTCCCTATGGCAGCCACGAGACGCTGATCGCCGGCATCAAGGCCAAGCTCCTGCCGCTCGGTGACGACGTCCAGTTCCTGCCCGGCCACGGCCCGGCGAGCACGCTTGGCGAGGAGCGGTTGAACAACGAGTTCCTGCGGGGTTGA